The following are encoded together in the Daucus carota subsp. sativus chromosome 5, DH1 v3.0, whole genome shotgun sequence genome:
- the LOC108223046 gene encoding glucan endo-1,3-beta-glucosidase 3 gives MNPLIPLLFFIFTLAADGQGSVGVNYGRIANNLPSAFKVVKLLKSQGITRVKVYDTDPAVLKSLSRSDIKVTVDLPNELLFATARHSSFANSWVQRNIVAYYPTTQIEAIAVGNEVFVDPKNTTKYLLPAMKNIHSALVKYNLDKLIKISSPIALSALQNSYPSSAGSFKPELLPVIQPMLDFLREIKSPLMLNAYPFFAYESNADVISLDYALFRQNNGVIDAGNNLRYFSLFDAQIDAVFAAMSALKYDDVSIVVTETGWPSKGDKNEIGASVENAAAYNGNLIKRVLAGGGTPLRPNTNLTVYLFALFNENKKFGPTSERNYGLFYPDEKKVYDISFNVDGLKTDRVDRLPVADMSVSAAGETWCVVNVEAGKDKVQRGLDYACGEGAADCHPIQPGSTCYDPNTLEAHASFAFNSFYQKKGRVAGSCDFEGAAYVVTQPPKFGKCEFPTRY, from the exons ATGAACCCACTCATCCCACTCCTCTTCTTCATTTTCACTCTTGCAGCAG ATGGACAAGGCTCAGTGGGAGTGAACTACGGGAGAATAGCCAACAACTTACCATCCGCATTCAAAGTAGTCAAGCTTCTCAAATCACAAGGCATCACACGTGTCAAAGTCTACGACACCGATCCCGCCGTTCTCAAATCTTTGTCGCGTTCCGACATCAAAGTCACCGTTGATCTCCCCAATGAACTCCTCTTCGCCACCGCCAGACACTCCTCATTCGCCAACTCGTGGGTCCAACGAAACATCGTCGCGTATTACCCGACAACTCAAATCGAAGCCATTGCGGTCGGAAACGAAGTCTTTGTGGACCCCAAAAACACCACCAAATATTTGTTACCCGCTATGAAAAATATTCACTCCGCTCTCGTCAAAtataatctcgataaattaataaaaatctcGTCTCCAATCGCATTATCCGCTCTCCAAAATTCGTACCCGTCTTCAGCCGGGTCTTTCAAACCCGAACTCCTACCCGTTATCCAACCCATGCTAGACTTCCTCCGTGAAATTAAATCCCCGCTCATGCTCAACGCATACCCCTTCTTCGCTTACGAATCGAATGCTGACGTCATCTCGTTAGATTACGCATTGTTTCGGCAAAATAACGGAGTCATTGACGCGGGCAATAATCTCCGTTATTTTAGCCTATTCGACGCCCAAATTGACGCCGTGTTCGCGGCAATGTCGGCGTTGAAATACGACGATGTTAGCATCGTCGTAACGGAAACGGGCTGGCCGTCGAAAGGTGACAAGAATGAAATAGGCGCGAGCGTCGAAAATGCCGCAGCTTATAACGGTAACCTTATTAAGCGAGTCTTAGCTGGCGGTGGGACCCCTTTAAGACCGAACACAAACTTAACAGTTTACCTCTTCGCTCTTTTCAACGAGAACAAGAAGTTCGGGCCCACATCCGAGAGGAATTATGGACTGTTTTACCCCGACGAGAAAAAAGTGTACGATATTTCGTTTAACGTCGACGGGTTAAAGACTGACCGGGTCGACCGGTTACCGGTTGCTGACATGTCAGTCAGTGCAGCCGGGGAAACGTGGTGTGTGGTGAATGTAGAAGCGGGGAAAGATAAGGTGCAGCGCGGGCTAGATTATGCTTGTGGTGAGGGTGCGGCTGATTGCCATCCGATTCAGCCGGGGTCCACGTGTTACGATCCTAACACACTTGAGGCGCATGCTTCGTTTGCTTTTAACAGCTTTTATCAGAAGAAAGGAAGGGTAGCTGGCTCCTGTGATTTCGAGGGAGCTGCTTACGTTGTTACTCAGCCACCTA AGTTTGGAAAGTGCGAGTTTCCTACCAGATACTGA
- the LOC108223266 gene encoding endoglucanase 11-like yields MEMKKQLPHCLVFTISLLLVIIWTKAQAPDYADALTKSLLYFEAQRSGRLPYNQRVTWRDHSGLTDGLEQGVDLVGGYHDAGDHVKFGLPMAFTVTMLSWGVIEYGEEIARAREYEHALEAIKWGTDYFIKAHTSPNVLWAEVGDGDTDHYCWQRPEDMTTSRQAHKIDEKNPGSDLAGETAAAMAAASIVFKETNPHYSHLLLHHAQQLFEFGDKFRGQYDSSVGVVKSYYASVSGYKDELLWAALWLYKATDNEVYLDYVINNAGNFGGIGWSISEFSWDVKYAGIQIIAAMLLPEVKHKKQKEIIEQYRSKAEFYICSCMSKNNGTNIERTPGGLLFIRQWNNMQYVSSAAFLLTVYSDFLSNTNQNLSCHGITVTPEELFALAKSQVDYILGSNPKNMSYLVGYGSRYPTKVHHRGASIVSYRVNKGFIGCTQGYDDWYSHSEPNPNVVTGALVGGPDREDNFRDDRGNYMQTEACTYNTAPLVGIFAKLNQFSDLRLIASY; encoded by the exons ATGGAGATGAAAAAGCAGCTCCCAcattgcttagtttttacaatcTCTCTGTTACTTGTTATAATCTGGACTAAAGCTCAAGCCCCAGATTATGCAGATGCTCTCACAAAATCACTCTTGTACTTCGAGGCTCAACGTTCTGGTCGCTTACCTTACAATCAACGGGTCACTTGGCGTGATCATTCCGGCCTCACTGATGGATTAGAGCAAGGG GTTGATTTGGTAGGAGGATACCATGATGCTGGTGATCACGTGAAATTTGGACTTCCAATGGCTTTTACGGTGACAATGTTGTCGTGGGGAGTTATTGAATACGGTGAAGAAATTGCGAGGGCAAGAGAGTATGAGCATGCTCTGGAGGCAATCAAATGGGGGACTGATTACTTCATTAAGGCACATACCAGTCCTAATGTGTTATGGGCAGAG GTAGGTGATGGGGACACAGATCACTACTGCTGGCAACGTCCAGAGGACATGACCACATCGCGACAGGCTCATAAAATTGATGAGAAGAATCCAGGTTCCGATCTTGCTGGAGAGACTGCTGCCGCTATGGCAGCAGCCTCTATCGTGTTTAAGGAAACTAATCCacattattctcatttactGCTGCACCATGCCCAACAG CTGTTCGAGTTTGGGGATAAATTTAGAGGACAATATGATAGCAGTGTGGGGGTAGTGAAGAGTTACTATGCCTCAGTGAGTGGCTACAAGGATGAGTTGTTGTGGGCAGCTCTGTGGCTATACAAGGCCACCGACAATGAGGTTTACTTGGATTATGTCATCAATAATGCCGGTAATTTTGGTGGAATTGGTTGGTCTATTTCTGAATTCAgctgggatgttaaatatgctgGAATCCAAATTATAGCTGCAATG CTGCTCCCTGAAGTAAAGCACAAAAAACAGAAGGAAATAATTGAACAGTACAGATCAAAGGCTGAATTCTATATTTGTTCATGCATGAGCAAAAACAACGGAACCAACATTGAACGTACTCCTGGAGGCCTCTTGTTCATACGCCAATGGAACAATATGCAATATGTTTCGTCTGCAGCCTTTCTGCTGACAGTATACTCGGATTTTCTGTcaaacacaaaccaaaacctcagCTGTCACGGAATAACAGTGACTCCTGAGGAACTTTTTGCATTAGCCAAATCACAAGTTGACTATATTTTGGGATCAAACCCAAAGAATATGAGCTACTTAGTTGGATATGGTTCTAGATACCCGACAAAGGTACATCACAGAGGCGCATCTATTGTTTCATATAGAGTAAACAAAGGGTTCATCGGGTGCACTCAGGGGTACGATGACTGGTACAGCCATTCTGAGCCAAACCCGAATGTTGTGACTGGAGCATTGGTTGGAGGACCTGATAGAGAAGATAATTTTAGAGATGATAGAGGAAATTATATGCAGACTGAAGCCTGCACATACAATACAGCACCGCTTGTTGGTATATTTGCGAAGCTAAATCAGTTCTCTGATTTACGATTAATTGCTTCCTACTAG
- the LOC108223265 gene encoding protein NRT1/ PTR FAMILY 6.4-like gives MVLVESSGDKDGSVLVDYQGNPADNSRTGGWLAAGLILGTELSERICVMGISMNMVTYLVGDMHLSSSKSANIVTNFMGTLNILGLLGGFLADAKLGRYLTVATFASITALGVTLLTISTSISGLRPPPCDDSRKNTCVQANGGQLAMLYLSLYIIALGGGGIKSNVSGFGSDQFDASNPKEQKAMVYFFNRFYFCISLGSLFSVTILVYIQDNVGRGWGYGISAGTMIIAVAVFLAGTKLYRFRKPQGSPLTTIWRVVFLAWKKRSQSFPSHDSFLNEYNTSEVAHTQRLRCLDRAAILDDQVVSSGKANNPWLVSTVMEVEEVKMVLQLIPIWSTCILFWTIYSQMNTFTIEQATFMNRNIGSFEVPAGSFSVFLFLAILLFTSLNEKLFVPMARRITHKPQGLTSLQRVGIGLVFSVAGMIASAIVEKRRRQMAVEENTQISAFWLVPQFCIVGAGEAFAYVGQLEFFIREAPERMKSMSTGLFLSTLAMGFFVSSLLVTLVVAATGKSWIRNNLNKGKLDNFYWLLAVLGVINFLVFLAFARNHQYKVQKSQVLADDQEKELTHWQGEEIVDIEKKAVVEAKEVA, from the exons ATG GTTTTGGTTGAGAGTAGTGGAGACAAAGATGGCTCTGTGCTGGTGGACTATCAAGGAAATCCGGCTGACAACTCGCGGACTGGTGGATGGCTTGCTGCAGGCCTTATCCTAG GAACCGAGCTTTCTGAGAGGATATGCGTGATGGGAATATCTATGAACATGGTTACCTATTTAGTTGGAGATATGCATCTATCTTCGTCCAAGTCTGCTAATATAGTGACAAACTTCATGGGCACTCTAAACATCCTTGGACTCCTTGGCGGCTTTCTGGCAGATGCTAAACTTGGCCGTTATTTAACTGTTGCAACGTTTGCATCTATCACTGCTCTG GGAGTAACATTGTTGACGATTTCCACAAGTATTTCCGGGTTAAGACCCCCTCCATGCGATGATTCAAGAAAGAATACCTGTGTTCAGGCAAATGGAGGCCAGCTAGCCATGCTTTACCTCTCACTCTACATAATTGCACTGGGAGGTGGTGGAATAAAATCAAATGTCTCTGGTTTTGGGTCGGATCAGTTTGATGCATCGAATCCCAAAGAGCAAAAGGCCATGGTATATTTCTTCAATAGGTTTTATTTCTGCATCAGCCTCGGGTCACTGTTCTCCGTGACAATTTTGGTGTATATTCAAGATAATGTTGGAAGAGGATGGGGCTATGGAATATCAGCAGGGACGATGATAATTGCAGTGGCGGTTTTTCTAGCTGGAACAAAATTGTATCGGTTTAGGAAACCTCAAGGCAGTCCACTAACTACTATATGGAGAGTAGTGTTCTTGGCTTGGAAGAAGAGGAGCCAATCTTTTCCTTCTCACGACAGCTTTTTGAACGAGTACAACACTTCAGAAGTTGCACATACACAGAGGCTCCGGTGTCTGGACAGGGCTGCCATCCTCGATGATCAAGTAGTTTCAAGTGGAAAAGCAAACAATCCTTGGCTAGTTTCTACTGTGATGGAAGTTGAGGAAGTGAAAATGGTTCTGCAACTCATCCCGATATGGTCCACGTGCATCCTGTTCTGGACTATATACTCTCAAATGAACACTTTCACAATTGAGCAAGCCACTTTCATGAACAGAAACATTGGCTCCTTTGAAGTCCCTGCAGGCTCTTTCTCCGTCTTCCTTTTCCTAGCAATTCTTCTCTTTACTTCCTTGAATGAAAAGCTCTTTGTCCCTATGGCTCGAAGAATCACACACAAACCTCAAGGGCTCACAAGCCTTCAGCGTGTAGGGATTGGGCTAGTTTTCTCAGTGGCTGGTATGATAGCCTCTGCAATCGTCGAAAAGAGAAGAAGACAGATGGCAGTTGAAGAAAACACTCAAATATCTGCTTTCTGGTTAGTCCCTCAGTTCTGCATAGTTGGTGCAGGGGAAGCCTTTGCCTATGTAGGCCAGCTCGAATTTTTCATCAGAGAAGCACCAGAGAGGATGAAATCGATGAGCACCGGACTCTTTCTAAGCACTCTGGCAATGGGGTTCTTTGTTAGTAGCTTGTTAGTTACTCTAGTAGTTGCTGCAACTGGGAAAAGTTGGATTAGAAACAATCTCAACAAAGGCAAGTTGGACAACTTCTACTGGTTGCTTGCAGTGTTGGGAGTCATAAATTTCTTAGTCTTTCTTGCATTTGCAAGAAACCATCAATACAAGGTCCAAAAATCTCAAGTTCTTGCTGATGATCAGGAAAAGGAACTCACGCATTGGCAGGGCGAGGAAATCGTCGATATTGAGAAGAAGGCAGTGGTTGAGGCAAAGGAAGTAGCCTAG